One window of Hyphomicrobiales bacterium genomic DNA carries:
- a CDS encoding glycosyltransferase encodes MFHVDPQATPKTDYASHRPLRLVAAGRLVRRKNFALIIETLARLRDTLDVSLDIFGEGTERARLEKQIERLELGSAVRLHGYAARWYAEGATINADIFVNLSDTEGFCIVVAEAMAIGLPVIATDVGGIRDYGREGTNMLKLAGVDGEALARALHKLAEDEALRRRLGKTAHADMMRQFNPQTLRQRGQEVLAGATPRRAKKA; translated from the coding sequence TTGTTCCATGTCGATCCGCAGGCGACGCCAAAGACCGATTACGCATCGCATCGGCCGTTGCGTCTCGTCGCCGCCGGACGGCTCGTGAGGCGCAAGAACTTTGCGCTGATAATCGAGACCCTGGCACGGCTCAGGGATACGCTCGACGTCTCGCTTGACATCTTCGGCGAAGGCACCGAGCGGGCGCGCCTGGAGAAGCAGATTGAACGGCTTGAACTCGGGAGTGCTGTGCGCCTGCACGGCTATGCGGCGCGATGGTACGCCGAGGGCGCGACCATCAACGCTGATATCTTCGTCAATCTCAGCGATACGGAGGGCTTCTGCATCGTCGTTGCCGAGGCGATGGCAATCGGCCTACCGGTGATCGCCACCGATGTCGGTGGAATCCGCGATTACGGCAGGGAGGGCACCAACATGCTCAAACTGGCCGGGGTCGATGGCGAGGCGCTGGCCAGGGCGCTTCACAAATTGGCCGAAGATGAAGCCCTGCGTCGGCGTCTGGGAAAGACCGCGCACGCCGACATGATGAGGCAATTCAATCCCCAGACGTTACGACAACGGGGCCAGGAGGTGCTCGCGGGCGCAACGCCCCGGCGTGCAAAAAAAGCGTAA
- a CDS encoding NAD-dependent epimerase/dehydratase family protein, giving the protein MRVLITGGLGLIGSGLRAALEAIGATSEAFDLRGSPSEGDFGDIRDLDSLRARVRGFDGIVHLAAVSRVIWCEQDPVDGWATNVDGTKNVLRAAGEVPGRRPWFLYASSREVYGQHGHLPVSEDAPLWPINVYGRSKVAAETMTMEARAVGLVTGIMRLSNVFGSTHDHPNRVVPAFARAAAMGGVMHIEGGENVFDFTWLDDVARGIASFCQALSAGGELPPIHFVTGRGTNLLELADMAQSAGGPGTRIEHHPPRSYDVERFWGDPQRAKEVLGWSAETSVEDGVGRLVKAFMLGQDEGEAAETGTVPS; this is encoded by the coding sequence ATGAGGGTGTTGATTACGGGCGGCCTTGGACTGATCGGGTCGGGACTGCGCGCGGCGCTAGAGGCGATCGGGGCGACCAGCGAAGCCTTCGATCTTCGGGGCAGTCCGTCGGAGGGAGATTTCGGCGACATTCGCGACCTCGATTCGCTGCGCGCACGCGTCCGTGGCTTTGACGGTATCGTGCACCTGGCCGCCGTCTCCCGCGTCATCTGGTGCGAGCAAGATCCAGTCGACGGCTGGGCCACCAACGTCGACGGGACGAAGAACGTCCTACGGGCAGCCGGTGAAGTGCCGGGCCGCCGCCCCTGGTTTCTCTATGCGAGCAGCCGCGAGGTCTACGGGCAGCACGGACATTTGCCGGTTAGCGAGGATGCGCCCCTGTGGCCCATCAATGTCTATGGTCGATCGAAAGTCGCGGCCGAGACCATGACGATGGAAGCGCGGGCCGTGGGACTGGTCACAGGGATCATGCGTTTGTCCAACGTCTTCGGTTCGACCCACGACCATCCCAATCGCGTTGTACCGGCATTCGCCCGAGCCGCGGCAATGGGTGGCGTGATGCATATCGAAGGGGGTGAAAACGTCTTCGATTTCACGTGGCTCGATGACGTTGCCAGAGGGATCGCCTCGTTCTGCCAAGCATTGTCGGCCGGAGGAGAGCTGCCTCCGATTCACTTTGTCACCGGCCGCGGAACAAACCTGCTTGAGCTGGCCGACATGGCGCAATCGGCCGGCGGTCCGGGCACGCGTATCGAACACCATCCGCCACGCAGCTACGACGTTGAACGCTTCTGGGGCGATCCCCAACGGGCCAAGGAGGTTCTGGGCTGGTCCGCCGAGACATCCGTCGAAGACGGCGTCGGTCGGCTGGTCAAGGCGTTCATGCTCGGACAAGATGAGGGGGAGGCAGCCGAGACGGGGACCGTACCATCGTGA
- a CDS encoding glycosyltransferase family 2 protein, protein MNDHLADLAITASRKTMTGPPLVTVIVPAFNAGRTIDETLRSVREQTHRNLEILVVDDGSTDDTASKVQAHARVDTRVRLIQQANEGVASARNRAFAQAKADFIAPIDADDLWLPTKVEKQLDVMLSRGPRCGLVYTWQASIDEQGIVISTGRRQDAEGDVLQGMLFENILGSASSALMRKQAMIEAGGYDASLRQQGAQGCEDFKLYVQIAERYEYGLVREYLTGYRQRAGAMSMDLLQMQRSYNLVAEYAQSAHPEFRRLIRSGRLNYARYLFLIAIRHLDYRSGAVLLRQLLTMNPLYTLRIFLRLPYIAARSAARRLRARLDPKAHGPVRFSASLNSHMNIKEGSVLET, encoded by the coding sequence GTGAACGACCACCTCGCGGACCTGGCCATAACGGCGAGCAGGAAGACCATGACGGGCCCGCCGCTGGTCACCGTCATTGTACCGGCATTCAATGCCGGCCGGACCATCGACGAGACCTTGCGAAGCGTTCGCGAGCAGACCCATCGCAATCTCGAAATCCTGGTGGTCGACGACGGCTCGACAGACGACACCGCATCAAAGGTGCAGGCGCATGCGAGGGTCGACACGCGCGTTCGCCTGATTCAGCAGGCGAATGAAGGCGTCGCCTCTGCGAGAAATCGTGCCTTCGCGCAGGCCAAGGCCGACTTCATCGCTCCGATTGACGCCGATGATCTCTGGCTGCCCACAAAAGTCGAGAAACAACTCGACGTCATGTTATCCCGCGGTCCGCGATGCGGCCTCGTATACACGTGGCAGGCATCCATCGACGAGCAGGGAATCGTGATTTCGACGGGGAGAAGACAGGATGCGGAGGGGGATGTCCTGCAAGGGATGCTTTTCGAGAACATCCTTGGAAGCGCCAGTTCGGCCCTGATGCGAAAGCAAGCGATGATCGAGGCCGGTGGCTATGACGCCTCGCTGCGGCAGCAAGGCGCTCAAGGCTGCGAGGATTTCAAGCTCTACGTGCAAATCGCCGAACGGTACGAATATGGGCTTGTCAGGGAGTATTTGACGGGATACCGGCAGCGTGCCGGCGCCATGTCGATGGACCTGTTGCAAATGCAGCGGTCCTATAACCTGGTTGCCGAATATGCTCAAAGCGCCCATCCCGAATTCAGGCGGCTGATCCGAAGCGGCCGCTTGAATTATGCCCGGTACCTTTTCTTGATAGCGATCCGACACCTGGATTATCGATCCGGCGCGGTTCTGCTGCGCCAGCTCCTGACGATGAACCCGTTGTATACGCTAAGGATATTTTTGCGATTGCCGTATATCGCGGCAAGATCTGCGGCACGTCGGCTAAGGGCTCGGCTGGACCCCAAAGCGCACGGTCCAGTTCGGTTCTCGGCAAGCCTGAACAGCCACATGAATATCAAGGAAGGCAGTGTCCTGGAGACCTGA
- a CDS encoding polysaccharide deacetylase family protein, whose protein sequence is MGLPMRPRPRPLILMYHRIASAKRDPWGLAVSPDRFATQIAVLKERRQVLPLRTFVQLHLDDRLPADATAITFDDGYACNARVASPLLQDRNLPATFFIATGAIDNPREFWWDELERLVFETPASELVATIGGEEIPMDLGEPAPSETDFNALAEPRTPRQATYLRLWQALRTCSAEQQAASLGRLWRQSLGEIPPARSSHRCMTGDELRALARSELAEIGAHTVTHPLLSQLEPDRRRTELSASKAACESFAERPVRSFAYPYGDLDESTVELVREAGFAVACTTQQRPVTRAMHALKLPRLQVQNWDADRFQRML, encoded by the coding sequence ATGGGCCTGCCGATGCGGCCGAGGCCCCGTCCCCTGATCCTGATGTACCACAGGATCGCCTCCGCCAAACGCGATCCCTGGGGGCTCGCCGTATCACCGGACCGATTTGCGACGCAGATCGCTGTCCTGAAGGAACGGCGCCAAGTCCTGCCGCTTCGCACCTTCGTGCAATTGCATCTCGATGATCGCTTGCCGGCAGACGCGACGGCGATCACCTTCGACGACGGCTACGCCTGTAACGCGCGCGTCGCCAGCCCGCTCCTGCAGGACCGCAATCTGCCCGCCACGTTCTTCATAGCCACCGGAGCGATCGATAACCCTCGCGAGTTCTGGTGGGACGAATTGGAGCGATTGGTCTTCGAAACACCGGCGAGCGAGCTCGTTGCAACCATCGGCGGTGAAGAAATACCGATGGACCTGGGCGAGCCAGCGCCATCGGAAACAGACTTCAATGCCCTGGCCGAACCCCGCACGCCGCGCCAAGCCACCTATCTGCGTCTGTGGCAGGCGCTCAGGACCTGCAGCGCCGAACAACAGGCTGCCAGCCTCGGCCGCCTGTGGCGCCAGTCGCTTGGGGAGATCCCACCCGCTCGCTCGAGCCATCGTTGCATGACCGGCGACGAACTTCGGGCCTTGGCCCGCAGTGAGCTCGCCGAAATCGGGGCACACACCGTTACCCATCCTCTGTTGAGCCAACTGGAGCCAGATCGCCGGAGGACCGAGCTCTCCGCGAGCAAGGCAGCCTGCGAATCCTTCGCCGAGCGACCGGTGCGCTCGTTTGCTTACCCTTATGGCGATCTCGATGAAAGCACCGTCGAACTGGTTCGCGAGGCGGGCTTCGCCGTCGCCTGCACGACGCAGCAGAGACCGGTGACCCGCGCCATGCACGCGCTCAAGCTGCCACGCCTGCAAGTTCAGAACTGGGACGCCGATCGCTTCCAACGAATGCTGTAG
- a CDS encoding glycosyltransferase, translated as MSNGFSSKRASDPTVRPARHRVSVVITFFNSERFLAEAIDSVLAQDFRDFELILVDDGSTDRSSEIACGCVRRGGGKVLYLEHDGHTNRGISASRNLGVGAASGEYIAFIDADDVWLPRKLSEQVVLMDEHPELGIVAGTARYWYSWANGEDVLIPTGHVQDRTIFPPEALLLVYPLGNAAAPCNDFLIRSELLHRLGGFEEQFTGMYEDQALLVKLYLSAPVYFSTRVWLNYRQHPDSCVTSATREGIYHDVRLYFLTWFEQYLAASKEASDPRIVAALNRALRPYRHPRLHTLLSIPRRMRGALGKLKRRVRCWARSKSRAGDLEEIS; from the coding sequence ATGAGCAACGGATTCTCGTCGAAGAGAGCATCCGATCCTACAGTGCGCCCGGCACGTCATCGGGTTTCGGTCGTCATCACGTTTTTCAACTCTGAGCGCTTCCTTGCCGAAGCCATCGACAGCGTGCTTGCCCAAGATTTCCGCGATTTTGAGCTTATCCTGGTCGACGATGGATCCACTGACCGGAGCAGCGAGATCGCCTGCGGCTGCGTCCGGCGCGGCGGTGGCAAGGTGCTTTACCTCGAGCACGACGGGCATACCAATCGCGGCATAAGCGCGTCGCGGAATCTGGGCGTCGGGGCGGCGAGCGGAGAGTATATTGCGTTCATCGACGCGGACGATGTTTGGCTACCGAGAAAGCTCTCCGAGCAGGTTGTATTGATGGACGAGCACCCGGAACTCGGAATCGTAGCGGGGACGGCTCGTTACTGGTATTCCTGGGCCAATGGCGAGGACGTCCTGATTCCGACGGGCCATGTTCAGGACAGAACCATCTTTCCACCAGAGGCACTCTTACTCGTTTACCCTCTTGGGAATGCCGCTGCACCCTGTAATGATTTTCTCATCCGTTCCGAACTCTTGCATCGGCTTGGCGGCTTCGAGGAGCAGTTCACTGGAATGTATGAGGACCAGGCCCTATTGGTTAAGCTCTACCTCAGCGCTCCAGTATATTTCTCGACGCGGGTTTGGCTCAACTATCGCCAGCATCCGGACTCGTGCGTTACCTCGGCCACGCGTGAAGGTATCTATCATGACGTTCGTCTTTATTTTCTGACCTGGTTCGAGCAATACCTTGCCGCATCGAAAGAGGCTTCCGATCCAAGGATCGTCGCCGCCCTCAACCGCGCGCTCAGACCCTATCGGCATCCACGATTGCATACCCTTCTGTCGATCCCGCGCCGAATGAGAGGGGCCCTCGGAAAGCTCAAGCGGCGTGTGCGTTGCTGGGCGCGGTCCAAATCGCGAGCAGGCGATCTTGAAGAGATTTCTTAA
- a CDS encoding glycosyltransferase, with product MAVLAPATVAVVITTYNHARFLGDAIDSVLAQTRRADELVVVDDGSSDDPQRVTGIYGEVRLIHQVNQGLAAARNTGLSAVKSEAVVFLDADDRLLPGAIAAGLRCFAEAPRSGFVYGGHRRISAGGRLISDHHYQAIGSDPYETFLRGNAVGMHASVMYRRDCLVAAGGFDPSLPRCEDYDVYLRMAQRYPITSYSEPVAEYRRHEDNVSRRHRQMLHWVLSVQGRQRSQASSNPKTARAWRHGRAVWRDYYCGEMLTTAKTAWRQTGTIRKTLPALVDAFAADPGRVMRGAFRIAKRRLTKPSIANPTPRRGSVRFGDLDRLQPISHDFGFARGTPIDRYFIEDFLARHQSDIRGRVLEIGDDGYTRRFGGNRVEQSDILHVNEGHPNATITGDLASPGVLPADGFDCLIVTQTLHLIYDMSSAVRQMYRALKPGGVALVTMPGITPIDRGEWKESWYWSLTARSARRLFCQAFADEAVSVQSYGNVFAATAFLHGIALEEVDRKKLDYCDDAYPVIVAVRARRRPDIEGRDAE from the coding sequence ATGGCGGTCCTAGCCCCGGCGACCGTGGCAGTCGTAATTACCACCTACAATCATGCGCGCTTCCTGGGCGACGCGATCGACAGCGTTCTGGCCCAGACTCGCCGTGCCGACGAGCTGGTCGTCGTCGACGATGGTTCATCGGACGATCCGCAACGCGTGACCGGCATCTATGGTGAAGTCCGCTTGATCCATCAGGTCAACCAAGGATTGGCTGCGGCCCGCAATACCGGCCTTTCGGCCGTGAAATCGGAAGCGGTCGTTTTCCTCGATGCCGACGACCGTTTGCTGCCCGGCGCGATCGCCGCCGGTTTACGGTGCTTTGCCGAGGCGCCGCGAAGCGGATTTGTCTATGGCGGACATCGGCGCATTTCCGCCGGGGGCCGCTTGATCAGCGATCATCACTATCAGGCAATCGGTTCAGATCCCTATGAAACGTTCCTTCGGGGAAACGCGGTCGGCATGCATGCCAGCGTCATGTACCGCCGGGACTGCCTGGTGGCGGCGGGCGGTTTCGATCCGTCTCTGCCGCGCTGCGAGGACTATGATGTGTATCTGCGAATGGCACAGCGCTACCCAATCACTTCTTATTCCGAGCCCGTCGCCGAATATCGCAGACATGAGGACAATGTTTCTCGCCGCCACAGGCAGATGCTGCACTGGGTTTTGAGCGTGCAAGGGAGGCAAAGGAGCCAGGCATCGTCAAACCCGAAAACGGCCAGGGCGTGGCGCCACGGCAGAGCCGTCTGGCGAGACTATTATTGCGGCGAAATGCTGACCACCGCCAAGACCGCTTGGCGGCAGACGGGGACCATCCGCAAGACGTTGCCTGCTTTGGTCGATGCCTTCGCCGCCGATCCGGGTCGGGTGATGAGAGGAGCATTTCGGATCGCAAAACGGAGGCTCACCAAGCCTTCGATCGCGAACCCGACGCCAAGGCGCGGCTCCGTTCGCTTCGGCGATCTCGACCGACTTCAACCCATCAGCCATGATTTTGGTTTCGCGCGCGGAACGCCCATCGACCGGTACTTCATCGAAGACTTCCTCGCGCGCCATCAAAGCGACATCCGGGGGCGGGTGCTGGAGATCGGGGACGATGGCTACACGCGCCGTTTCGGCGGAAATCGGGTCGAGCAATCCGACATACTGCACGTCAATGAGGGTCATCCCAATGCCACCATCACCGGAGATCTTGCCTCTCCCGGCGTTCTCCCGGCCGACGGTTTCGATTGCCTCATCGTCACTCAGACCCTTCATCTGATTTACGATATGAGTTCCGCCGTCCGGCAGATGTATCGTGCCCTCAAGCCTGGCGGGGTCGCGCTGGTCACGATGCCGGGGATCACACCGATCGACCGGGGCGAGTGGAAAGAAAGCTGGTACTGGTCGCTGACCGCCCGTTCGGCGCGGCGCCTGTTTTGCCAAGCGTTCGCCGACGAAGCGGTTTCCGTTCAAAGCTACGGCAATGTGTTCGCGGCAACAGCGTTTCTGCATGGCATCGCTTTGGAAGAAGTGGACCGAAAGAAGCTCGATTATTGCGATGATGCCTATCCCGTGATCGTCGCTGTGCGGGCCCGACGACGTCCTGATATAGAGGGTAGAGACGCAGAATGA
- a CDS encoding ABC transporter ATP-binding protein: MKRFYTFLGIAAPLAEIAKRFAWSVPVVAVLGFIGNGLEGLGISLLIPFLAILFSEGTPSELPGPLSAVAELASSLPAGEQLAAIAAIILASIVLKALVLSANAMIVSWVDGKAGHEIRCALSRQLLNVGYGFHIANDPARFLNIISTESWRASDAIRKLFSMIGAAGAVAVFSLILIVIEWRLSIAVLFGVILIRGIQSVAAKRLRAMSHSISEANRRLATRMITVVQAARLIRLFGLEKLEQRRFEETSDQVRSTMFRVDAASAPLLPAIEVLYAALFIGTLFGGQSAGIAVPVVVTFLVLLYRMQPHFRLMSQSRLDLAGMWGSITEVESLLDAVDKSPPPSGHVPFRHLGGPIAFENVSFFYEHRPDAVPALHEVTFQLLANQATALIGRSGAGKTTAVNLLCRLLDPTSGRITIDGTDLRLIDPASWRSRIGFAGQDIELIDGTVFENIAYGDADATLAEAVVAAKFADADRFIQAFPQGYGTQVGSRGLGLSGGQRQRIGIARALVRNPEILILDEAMSSVDSISETAIVSLLRGRLKGMTVIVISHRASTLACCEKGVVIEEGRVIETGPLAALKAYQRMGAATGTDVDAALHGPGVT; encoded by the coding sequence ATGAAACGCTTCTACACTTTTCTCGGGATTGCCGCTCCGCTTGCAGAGATCGCCAAGCGCTTCGCATGGAGCGTACCGGTCGTTGCGGTACTCGGCTTCATCGGCAATGGCCTCGAAGGGCTCGGTATCAGTCTGCTGATACCGTTTCTCGCCATCCTGTTCTCCGAGGGAACACCGTCCGAACTCCCCGGGCCGCTCAGCGCGGTCGCCGAACTTGCATCGAGCTTGCCGGCGGGTGAACAGCTTGCCGCCATCGCCGCAATCATTCTTGCATCCATCGTGCTCAAGGCGCTGGTTCTGTCCGCGAACGCGATGATCGTTTCTTGGGTCGACGGCAAGGCCGGGCACGAGATCCGCTGCGCTCTGTCGCGGCAGCTTCTGAATGTTGGATACGGCTTTCACATTGCCAATGATCCGGCGCGCTTCCTGAACATCATTAGCACCGAGTCGTGGCGCGCGTCAGACGCCATTCGAAAGCTGTTTTCGATGATCGGGGCGGCGGGGGCGGTCGCTGTTTTCAGCCTGATCCTCATTGTCATCGAATGGCGCCTGTCGATCGCAGTCCTATTCGGTGTCATCCTCATCAGGGGGATTCAGTCCGTGGCGGCCAAGCGCCTCAGAGCCATGAGCCATTCGATTTCGGAAGCCAATCGTCGCCTCGCGACAAGAATGATCACGGTCGTGCAGGCCGCACGCCTGATCCGGCTGTTCGGCCTGGAGAAGCTCGAGCAACGACGCTTCGAGGAGACGTCCGATCAAGTCAGAAGCACGATGTTTCGCGTCGATGCGGCGTCCGCTCCACTGCTGCCGGCCATAGAGGTGCTGTACGCGGCACTGTTCATCGGCACCCTGTTTGGCGGTCAATCGGCCGGGATCGCCGTGCCGGTGGTCGTCACCTTCCTGGTCCTTCTCTACCGTATGCAGCCTCATTTCCGCCTGATGAGCCAGTCCCGCCTGGATCTGGCAGGTATGTGGGGTTCCATCACCGAAGTCGAATCGCTGCTCGATGCCGTCGACAAGTCTCCGCCGCCATCGGGACACGTTCCGTTCCGTCATCTGGGTGGACCCATCGCATTCGAGAATGTCAGCTTTTTCTATGAACACCGGCCAGACGCCGTGCCAGCGCTTCACGAGGTGACGTTTCAGCTGCTCGCAAACCAGGCCACCGCGCTGATCGGCCGCTCGGGCGCCGGCAAGACCACGGCCGTCAATCTTCTGTGTCGGCTGCTCGATCCGACGTCCGGCCGCATTACCATCGACGGGACCGATCTTAGACTTATCGATCCGGCTTCCTGGCGCAGCAGGATCGGGTTTGCCGGTCAGGACATCGAACTCATCGACGGCACCGTTTTCGAGAACATTGCTTATGGTGATGCCGACGCAACCCTGGCGGAGGCCGTCGTGGCTGCAAAGTTCGCCGATGCCGATAGATTTATTCAGGCCTTTCCGCAGGGCTATGGGACCCAGGTCGGATCGCGCGGCCTCGGCCTGTCCGGAGGACAAAGGCAAAGAATCGGCATCGCCCGGGCACTGGTGAGAAATCCCGAGATTCTCATCCTTGACGAAGCCATGAGCTCGGTCGACTCGATATCCGAGACGGCCATCGTGTCCTTGCTTCGCGGACGCCTCAAAGGAATGACCGTCATCGTCATCAGTCACCGCGCGAGCACACTGGCCTGCTGTGAAAAGGGCGTGGTGATCGAGGAAGGGCGCGTCATCGAAACCGGGCCGCTCGCCGCGCTCAAGGCCTATCAGCGCATGGGCGCAGCCACCGGTACCGATGTGGATGCCGCGCTGCACGGGCCAGGAGTGACGTGA
- a CDS encoding sulfatase, with product MFRDCRYHAMAATMAGMLFSVGCRTYFWATHWQTSSFPKAVAKGIVYSLNDILLIALVGTVTLFILAIGKSTLVRLSALILHVGVVLLISALSFGNIEFLKLYEWPVTYPLLYYSDFSEALNYLPAYVVFGFPAALIGLFGAALLFSYALHKLDPLRRGWSRPAAVLGVALAAYYAVAHVYVDRRGVETQFTRSPVVELLSSYATAPYLSLATADASEFVSGDLAGFVRAPVAAVEGPPPKNLILVVMESVASRYVGFLGAPYGVTPNLDALSTNSVTFDSAYSYVPNSILALYSMFTSAQPPVSYRLVEQSNKVGLHAFLKQNGFDTALIYGSDLKYYDVDKWAARQNFDTIKDAKSISCANNPVALGDEPFLTGIEDECTFEELYDWVRIERDKRFFATIWTSETHYPYYAESPADLARSENLPDWVREHKNRYLAALRRTDRLIGRLIGFLHRSGLDQDTALVIVGDHGQAFSQHRNFGHGADIYEESIGIPLLVSFPKTLPAARIRRLAGQIDIAPTIANLLGLSPPDSWEGKNLLAGSSERVFFFSSWKGYKVGFRQGDRKYILDAASGLISIYDLRSDPEEKKDLGPDLPEQQKIAMAIIGQWVKERRADR from the coding sequence ATGTTCCGCGACTGCCGATACCACGCGATGGCCGCGACCATGGCAGGCATGCTGTTTTCGGTCGGCTGTCGAACCTACTTCTGGGCGACGCACTGGCAAACTTCGTCCTTCCCGAAAGCAGTGGCTAAGGGCATCGTATATTCTTTGAATGATATTCTTCTCATCGCATTGGTGGGAACGGTAACTTTATTTATCTTGGCCATCGGCAAGTCGACGTTAGTACGGTTGTCGGCGCTTATCTTGCATGTTGGGGTCGTTCTTCTGATCAGCGCCCTGTCATTTGGAAACATTGAATTTCTCAAGCTTTACGAATGGCCAGTGACTTATCCACTCCTGTACTATTCCGATTTCTCAGAAGCGTTGAATTACCTCCCCGCCTATGTCGTATTCGGGTTTCCTGCCGCCCTCATCGGCTTGTTTGGTGCGGCGCTCTTGTTCAGCTACGCCCTGCACAAGCTGGATCCTCTTCGCAGGGGATGGTCCCGACCGGCAGCAGTCCTGGGTGTTGCTCTCGCCGCCTATTATGCGGTTGCACACGTTTACGTCGACCGCAGGGGTGTCGAGACTCAATTCACAAGAAGTCCGGTTGTTGAATTGCTCTCCTCTTACGCGACGGCGCCGTACCTCAGCCTCGCAACGGCCGACGCTTCGGAGTTCGTATCCGGCGACCTTGCCGGGTTCGTAAGGGCCCCGGTCGCCGCGGTTGAAGGGCCCCCACCCAAGAACCTGATCCTCGTTGTTATGGAATCGGTGGCGTCACGATATGTCGGGTTCCTCGGGGCGCCTTATGGCGTCACCCCGAACCTCGATGCCCTCTCCACAAACTCTGTTACCTTCGATTCGGCCTATAGTTATGTCCCCAATAGTATTTTGGCCCTGTATTCCATGTTTACTTCTGCGCAACCTCCAGTCTCCTATAGATTGGTGGAACAAAGCAACAAAGTGGGACTGCATGCGTTCCTTAAGCAGAATGGATTTGACACCGCACTGATCTACGGAAGCGATCTGAAGTATTACGATGTGGACAAGTGGGCCGCGCGTCAGAACTTTGATACTATAAAAGATGCGAAATCCATAAGTTGCGCAAACAACCCTGTGGCCCTTGGAGATGAACCATTTCTTACCGGAATTGAAGACGAATGCACGTTTGAAGAACTTTATGACTGGGTCAGGATCGAAAGAGACAAGCGCTTTTTTGCGACCATTTGGACATCGGAAACGCACTATCCTTACTACGCAGAATCGCCCGCAGACCTTGCCCGTTCGGAGAATCTGCCCGATTGGGTGAGGGAGCACAAGAACCGTTACCTCGCCGCGCTGCGCCGGACCGATCGCTTGATCGGGCGGTTGATAGGCTTTCTTCATCGGTCCGGCCTAGATCAGGACACGGCGCTCGTCATTGTCGGAGACCACGGCCAGGCCTTTTCTCAGCATCGGAATTTCGGTCACGGTGCCGACATTTACGAAGAGAGCATCGGCATACCCCTGCTCGTGAGCTTTCCCAAAACGCTGCCGGCCGCACGCATTCGTCGCTTGGCAGGGCAGATCGACATAGCCCCGACGATCGCCAACCTACTCGGTCTGAGCCCGCCGGACTCCTGGGAGGGCAAGAATCTCCTCGCGGGATCGTCCGAAAGAGTTTTTTTCTTCTCTAGTTGGAAAGGCTATAAAGTCGGGTTTAGGCAGGGCGATCGAAAGTATATCCTGGACGCTGCAAGCGGCCTAATCTCTATTTATGATCTGAGGTCCGATCCGGAGGAAAAGAAGGATCTTGGGCCAGATCTTCCGGAGCAGCAAAAGATCGCCATGGCGATCATCGGGCAGTGGGTCAAAGAAAGACGCGCTGACAGGTGA
- a CDS encoding DUF2493 domain-containing protein has protein sequence MTHESLPFLSPDTESGDEPHALSPTAHLLDELALYGHRPGRDEPDPRPLPEADAVRAELGAIVDGFAAMLADTRLEDDLDDLLWSFVNLFHRKIGRMERDLDANEQAQRRSQLEQNGSEVRSVELERLIDQGVGLIERRNAFEFCRDHAAEHYEAVSGSLWRPRSGSMVNHRALTSAMIDSREFIAAQRRAEAQLLVPTGSRIAFTGGSDFNDHQRIWAALDKVHAKHPDMVLLHGGSPRGAERIAACWADNRKVAQVAFKPDWNRHRNAAPFKRNDELLDVLPIGVIVFPGSGISANLADKARKMGIPVWRFTEEGGA, from the coding sequence ATGACGCACGAATCCTTGCCCTTCCTCTCCCCCGACACCGAGTCCGGCGACGAGCCGCACGCTCTCTCGCCTACCGCGCATCTGCTCGACGAACTGGCGCTCTACGGCCATCGGCCCGGCCGGGACGAGCCCGATCCGCGCCCGCTGCCCGAGGCGGATGCCGTCCGCGCCGAGCTCGGCGCGATCGTCGACGGCTTCGCCGCGATGCTGGCCGACACGCGGCTCGAGGACGATCTCGACGACCTGCTCTGGTCCTTCGTCAACCTGTTCCACCGCAAGATCGGCCGCATGGAGCGCGATCTCGACGCCAACGAGCAGGCGCAGCGCCGCTCGCAGCTCGAGCAGAACGGCTCCGAGGTCCGCTCGGTCGAGCTGGAGCGCCTCATCGATCAGGGCGTCGGGCTGATCGAGCGCCGCAACGCCTTCGAGTTCTGCCGCGACCATGCCGCCGAGCACTACGAGGCCGTCAGCGGCTCGCTGTGGCGGCCCCGCTCGGGCTCGATGGTCAACCATCGCGCGCTCACGTCCGCGATGATCGACAGCCGCGAGTTCATCGCCGCCCAGCGCCGCGCCGAGGCGCAGCTGCTCGTGCCCACGGGCAGCCGCATCGCCTTCACCGGCGGCTCCGACTTCAACGACCACCAGCGCATCTGGGCCGCGCTCGACAAGGTCCACGCCAAGCATCCCGACATGGTGCTGCTGCACGGCGGATCACCCCGCGGCGCCGAGCGCATCGCCGCCTGCTGGGCCGACAACCGCAAGGTCGCGCAGGTCGCCTTCAAGCCCGACTGGAACCGCCATCGCAACGCCGCGCCCTTCAAGCGCAACGACGAGCTGCTCGACGTCCTGCCCATCGGCGTCATCGTCTTCCCCGGCTCCGGCATCTCCGCCAACCTCGCCGACAAGGCCCGCAAGATGGGCATCCCGGTGTGGCGGTTCACCGAGGAGGGCGGCGCGTGA